A genomic window from Nicotiana sylvestris chromosome 11, ASM39365v2, whole genome shotgun sequence includes:
- the LOC104234399 gene encoding putative late blight resistance protein homolog R1A-10 — MAYVAVISLIQTLEQLVQRKPNLVSDETRTLMASLLDSLEYFQDFLENTSKGSKDCGKVEELEREIRKAVEEAEDVIELKIFEAMKRDALSKILFRTLDALKREVMGCRFGKNNVLNETMGKKALHKTLSRFIEKIDVVKRNVTGSSFGTNELQGYGDPINEELQTRDSLLGHSSREVANLNLENVVVGLEDDLLKIKRRLTGAPSTREIVSILGMGGIGKTTLAKKAYDDPEIRHRFDIHIWVTVSQEYRVRVLLLGVVSFLSQLTNKIKTSTDDDLMEAIYKKLKGRRYLVVMDDIWSSEVWELMTRIFPDDNCGSRIILTSRLKDLAMQADPNSTPHEMKLFNSDESWKLLHEKVFGVEQFCPPELEALGRQVAQKCQGLPLAILVVAGHLSKIARTQESWIEVAKSVSKVVSNESDLCLGVLAMSYNYLPNHLKPCFLYMGVFREDSEVNIETLINLWVSEGFLLEKFVGKDCLEDLVSRNLIMVRKRRFNGEGKTCGVHDLIRDLILREAEKEKFLQVTPSARKLRVRRYSLHSYAYGAAFRDSSFTRTVHFFHGLSRFPLLERFKLLRVLAIHNCCFQDFPVVITNLVHLRYLELYCEDNIHRLVSELYNLQTLIFHHQRLYTSRVPETIWQIEHLRHLHVTGFFSFPITSREVKPGFKLQNLERLSCLCLSSCTSELFSAIPNLKRLKVHGDWEECEGRKMSQYLNSLSCLKELEMFKLNGDGLQLPRIPSIFALPICLKRLTLSYTSLPWEDMANIVVLPNLQELKIKYNGFDGDVWKLNDEEAFNQLKFLLISTINLKHWEASSVNFPRLERLVLKRCYYLEEIPQDLGEICTLASIELHECSISAAKSVNEIQEEQASMGNNCLSVITDNCRWD, encoded by the exons GTGATTGAACTAAAGATATTTGAAGCAATGAAAAGAGACGCATTATCCAAGATTTTATTCAGAACACTTGATGCACTAAAGAGGGAGGTGATGGGATGCAGGTTTGGTAAAAATAATGTCCTTAATGAAACAATGGGAAAAAAGGCATTACACAAAACCTTGTCTCGATTTATAGAAAAGATTGATGTTGTGAAGAGGAATGTGACAGGAAGTAGTTTTGGTACAAATGAACTTCAAGGCTATGGTGATCCTATAAATGAGGAACTGCAAACGCGTGATTCCTTGCTTGGTCATTCATCTAGAGAAGTTGCAAATCTGAATCTAGAAAATGTTGTTGTAGGTCTTGAGGACGATTTGTTGAAAATTAAGAGAAGATTAACCGGGGCCCCTTCAACCCGAGAAATTGTGTCTATTTTGGGAATGGGTGGTATCGGCAAGACGACACTTGCTAAAAAAGCATACGATGATCCTGAAATCAGGCATCGTTTTGACATCCATATTTGGGTGACAGTATCTCAAGAATATCGGGTTAGAGTTTTGTTGTTGggtgttgtttcttttctttctcagcTGACAAATAAGATAAAAACATCGACTGATGATGATTTGATGGAAGCGATATACAAAAAGTTAAAGGGTCGGAGGTATCTTGTTGTCATGGATGATATCTGGAGTAGTGAAGTCTGGGAACTTATGACAAGAATTTTTCCAGACGACAACTGTGGGAGTCGAATTATTTTGACTAGTAGGCTTAAAGATCTCGCAATGCAAGCTGACCCTAACAGCACTCCTCATGAGATGAAACTCTTCAATTCAGATGAAAGTTGGAAGTTACTTCATGAAAAGGTGTTTGGGGTTGAACAGTTTTGTCCTCCTGAATTAGAGGCTCTCGGGAGGCAAGTAGCACAAAAATGCCAAGGACTACCTTTAGCTATTCTAGTGGTTGCAGGGCATCTCTCTAAAATTGCTAGAACACAAGAAAGTTGGATAGAAGTTGCCAAAAGTGTAAGTAAGGTTGTTTCTAATGAATCAGATTTATGTCTAGGAGTGCTTGCTATGAGTTACAATTACTTACCTAATCATCTTAAACCGTGTTTCCTTTATATGGGAGTTTTCCGAGAAGATAGTGAGGTTAACATTGAGACATTGATCAACTTATGGGTTTCTGAGGGTTTTCTATTGGAAAAATTTGTGGGAAAAGATTGTTTGGAGGATCTTGTTAGTAGGAATCTGATAATGGTTAGAAAGCGGAGATTTAATGGTGAGGGGAAAACCTGTGGTGTCCATGATCTGATTCGTGACTTGATTTTAAGAGAAGCTGAGAAGGAGAAGTTCCTGCAGGTTACTCCTTCGGCAAGGAAGCTTCGTGTTCGTCGCTACAGTCTCCATTCATATGCTTATGGCGCTGCTTTCCGGGACTCATCATTCACTCGAACAGTGCACTTCTTCCATGGATTAAGTCGATTTCCTCTTTTGGAGCGCTTCAAACTGCTAAGAGTGTTGGCAATCCATAATTGTTGCTTTCAAGATTTTCCAGTTGTGATAACAAATTTAGTACATCTCAGATACCTTGAATTATACTGTGAAGATAATATTCACAGGTTAGTGTCTGAGCTTTATAATCTGCAGACCTTGATTTTTCATCACCAACGATTATACACGTCAAGAGTACCTGAGACAATTTGGCAAATAGAACATTTAAGGCATCTTCACGTGACTGGCTTCTTTTCTTTCCCTATTACGTCAAGAGAGGTAAAGCCTGGTTTCAAGCTACAAAATCTGGAGCGACTTTCTTGTTTATGTTTGTCCAGCTGTACTTCTGAATTGTTTTCTGCTATTCCAAATCTTAAGAGGCTGAAAGTTCACGGAGATTGGGAGGAATGCGAGGGAAGGAAGATGTCCCAGTACCTAAATAGTCTTTCCTGCTTAAAAGAACTTGAAATGTTTAAGCTCAATGGCGACGGACTACAACTTCCCCGGATCCCAAGTATTTTCGCTTTGCCTATATGTCTGAAGAGGTTGACTTTAAGTTATACTAGTTTACCATGGGAAGACATGGCAAACATTGTAGTGTTGCCAAACCTCCAAGAGCTTAAGATTAAATACAATGGATTTGATGGTGATGTATggaaattaaatgatgaagagGCTTTCAATCAACTTAAGTTCCTCCTAATCAGCACAATAAATCTGAAGCACTGGGAAGCTAGCAGTGTTAACTTCCCAAGGCTGGAACGCCTAGTTCTGAAAAGATGCTACTACCTGGAGGAAATCCCTCAAGACTTGGGGGAAATTTGTACCTTGGCGTCAATAGAGTTGCATGAATGCAGTATTTCCGCTGCAAAATCTGTGAATGAAATTCAAGAAGAGCAAGCGAGCATGGGAAATAATTGCCTTAGTGTCATCACTGATAATTGTCG CTGGGATTGA